From a single Pseudoliparis swirei isolate HS2019 ecotype Mariana Trench chromosome 12, NWPU_hadal_v1, whole genome shotgun sequence genomic region:
- the LOC130202878 gene encoding bromo adjacent homology domain-containing 1 protein, with protein MTHARQKGSPGPSDGRPLWPHGGAAVAMADAWTERSLRFGRTKKIAVEVVKQRGVPAERADGENGRTENKSHRDRKPDPGRDKKRDRKSYPLRGRAAGSGGEGLSCRVLLTRLDESVRERKCSGERAARREASLGAQTPKSKSVKRKEAEPRARSKSKSSSPSRGESAHVPRPRKRRLASLNAEAVNSLLLERANESHSAAKQARRRSQTAARGASPDAKTAGSGGGLKASRGTGERRRSSEKVKKVNRAEMSQESLDAPAPRRLAGLNAAALLRLTSSSATSKQRAKNVPAADRKAARRHSGVKHKARSQQPRGGEAAPLHGGGGCTACEEKKKKKADFEPKVEWDTGGCTRRLTKPGYQSRGVLAFPLKQVKEEQLEAELSPYYCCPPEGSVEYCHRLAFFLGRQPYGGPDRPALAAAMTPVKGECLAASPPPPHSHPHAHAALTLSPHPCLCTADHCFSSYYVHIAHPTTHAGTTATSAAAASMASRPLNFAPAGLCPNRTTGSKLLGPPPRHAYCNSVASACYGDACGIGGYAYRAVPPPAASRGCSFSAACAGCTRAVKTEGYSSSPQADHSPSRPAPPGSPPVSGCPLSSVPTSTSTQTRPRPLTSPSGRDRPQAARLKLAPERPRSDEPAVGSPSVGRSPRPPQRQPPPPPPSVPSIAAAKQKRVGRRRATNGWRPVGAATERDVFIAGEDETAPRQCYEGVERDGEVIHVRDTVLLRSGPRKKTLPYVAKISALWDDPKTGELMMSLFWYYRPEHTQGGRDPGAHCENEIFASRHQDENSVACIEDRCYVLPLAQYCRFCALVKRRAEGAAPPGGAPVVPCRPDFAPPSHRCVPTDVDPELVYLCRHVYDFRFGRVLKNLQ; from the exons ATGACTCACGCCAGGCAGAAGGGTTCCCCCGGGCCGAGCGACGGCCGCCCTCTTTGGCCACACGGCGGCGCCGCCGTCGCCATGGCCGACGCCTGGACCGAGCGCTCGCTCCGATTCGGGAGGACGAAGAAGATCGCCGTCGAGGTCGTCAAGCAGAGGGGAGTCCCGGCCGAGAGGGCGGACGGCGAAAACGGGAGGACGGAAAATAAATCGCACCGCGATAGAAAACCGGACCCGGGGCGCGACAAGAAACGGGACAGGAAGTCGTACCCGTTGCGCGGGCGGGCCGCGGGCtcgggaggggaggggctgagCTGCCGCGTCCTCCTCACCCGATTGGACGAGAGCGTCCGAGAGCGGAAGTGTTCCGGAGAGCGGGCGGCGCGACGCGAGGCGTCTCTCGGAGCCCAAACCCCGAAGTCCAAAAGCGTCAAAAGgaaagaggcggagcctcgAGCGAGAAGCAAATCAAAGTCGAGCAGCCCGAGTCGCGGCGAGAGCGCTCACGTGCCGCGACCTCGCAAGCGCCGCTTGGCCTCGCTCAACGCCGAGGCGGTGAACAGCCTGCTGCTCGAGAGAGCCAATGAGTCTCATTCGGCCGCCAAGCaggcgaggaggcggagccagacCGCCGCCAGAGGGGCGTCCCCGGATGCGAAGACAGCCGGGAGCGGCGGAGGTCTGAAGGCCTCGCGCGGAACCGGCGAACGGCGCCGAAGCTCCGAGAAGGTCAAGAAGGTCAACCGAGCGGAGATGAGCCAGGAGAGTCTGGACGCCCCCGCCCCCAGGAGGTTAGCCGGACTCAACGCCGCCGCCCTGCTGAGGCTAACCAGCTCCTCCGCCACCAGCAAGCAGCGAGCGAAGAACGTACCCGCGGCGGACCGCAAGGCGGCGCGGCGCCACTCCGGGGTCAAACACAAGGCGCGCTCACAACAgccgagggggggggaggcggccCCGctgcacggcggcggcggctgcacGGCCtgcgaggagaagaagaagaagaaggcggaCTTTGAGCCCAAAGTGGAGTGGGACACCGGCGGCTGCACCCGGCGGCTCACCAAGCCGGGCTACCAGTCCCGCGGCGTGCTGGCGTTCCCCTTGAAGCAAGTGaaggaagagcagctggaggcggagcttagccCGTACTACTGCTGCCCCCCGGAGGGCTCGGTGGAGTACTGCCACCGCTTGGCGTTCTTCCTGGGCCGGCAGCCGTACGGGGGGCCGGACCGCCCCGCGCTCGCCGCGGCCATGACCCCCGTGAAGGGCGAGTGCCTCGCggcgtcgccgccgccgccgcattcCCACCCGCACGCGCACGCCGCCCTCACCCTCAGCCCCCACCCGTGCCTCTGCACCGCCGACCACTGCTTCTCCAGCTACTACGTGCACATCGCCCACCCGACGACGCACGCCGGGACGACGGCGacttcggcggcggcggcgagcatGGCCTCGCGACCTTTGAACTTTGCCCCCGCCGGTTTGTGCCCCAATCGGACGACCGGCTCCAAGCTGCTGGGCCCGCCTCCCCGCCACGCCTACTGCAACTCGGTGGCGTCGGCGTGTTACGGCGACGCCTGCGGGATCGGGGGCTACGCCTACAGAGCGGTGCCGCCGCCGGCGGCCAGCAGGGGGTGCTCCTTCAGCGCGGCGTGCGCCGGCTGCACACGGGCCGTCAAGACAG AGGGTTACTCTTCCTCGCCTCAGGCCGACCACAGCCCCTCCCGCCCGGCCCCCCCAGGGTCCCCGCCCGTGTCCGGCTGCCCTCTCTCCAGCgtgcccacctccacctccacccagaCGCGACCCCGCCCGCTGACCTCTCCGTCGGGGCGGGACCGGCCCCAGGCGGCCCGGTTGAAGCTGGCCCCCGAGCGGCCTCGGAGCGACGAGCCCGCCGTCGGATCCCCGTCCGTGGGACGCTCGCCGCGGCCGCCGCAGAGacaaccgccgccgccgccgccgtccgtGCCGAGCATCGCCGCCGCCAAACAAAAGAGAGTCGGCCGCAGACGAGCCACCAACGGGTGGAGGCCCGTCGGAGCGGCGACGGAGAGGGACGTCTTCATCGCG GGCGAGGACGAGACGGCGCCCCGGCAGTGTTACGAGGGCGTGGAGCGGGACGGGGAGGTGATCCACGTCAGAGACACGGTGCTGCTGCGATCGGGCCCCAGGAAGAAAACCCTCCCCTACGTCGCCAAGATATCGGCCCTGTGGGACGACCCCAAAACAG gaGAGCTGATGATGAGTCTGTTCTGGTACTACCGACCCGAGCACACACAGGGAGGCCGAGATCCAGGCGCACACTGTGAG AATGAGATTTTTGCCTCTCGGCATCAGGATGAAAACAGCGTCGCCTGCATAGAAGACCGATGCTACGTCCTCCCACTAGCCCAGTACTGTAG ATTTTGTGCCTTGGTGAAGCGGCGTGCCGAAGGCGCCGCCCCCCCCGGCGGCGCCCCCGTGGTGCCCTGCCGCCCCGACttcgcccccccctcccaccgctGTGTGCCCACGGACGTCGACCCCGAGCTGGTGTACCTCTGCCGGCACGTCTACGACTTCCGCTTCGGACGCGTCCTGAAGAACCTGCAGTAG
- the LOC130203070 gene encoding uncharacterized protein LOC130203070 has protein sequence MEEGDAHMEELVDPGLGMEETAHGLQRRPSLKESYHSDSMLAPDTDFMTDGCSSVASGLDVGDRLTYLEQRMQMQEDEIQLLRMALADVLKRLSVSEERRAAAASTGRRPSGSRARPLSLALPSRPPTMTSSAASLKKSSTLCSSPIARNYSPTPSRSGVMSPPGSVKDSPCKTPQRPPSAASTCRKPAESKAREAPAGVETRQVMHCKVTMQIYLSPLSRKTGSSEAARSEAGGSVVPANGGGGGGGRPAGAPNRPQGKGGGKPEAKKKTTTTTPSFTLNLQKTTTSRSSAHDTHTHTHTHGYKSLLKAPSQYFQICY, from the exons ATGGAGGAGGGAGACGCGCACATGGAGGAGCTGGTGGACCCGGGCCTGGGGATGGAGGAGACGGCCCACGGCCTGCAGAGGAGGCCCTCGCTGAAGGAGAGCTACCACAGCGACTCCATGCTGGCGCCCGACACCGACTTCATGACAG aCGGCTGCAGCTCGGTGGCCAGCGGGCTGGACGTGGGCGACCGGCTGACGTACCTGGAGCAGAGGATGCAGATGCAGGAAGACGAGATCCAGCTGCTGAGGATGGCGCTGGCCGACGTCCTGAAGAGGCTCAGCGTCTCCGAGGAgcgccgggcggcggcggcctccaCGGGCCGGAGGCCATCGGGCTCCAGAG cCAGGCCCCTGTCTCTCGCTCTGCCCTCCAGGCCGCCCACGATGACCTCCAGCGCCGCCTCCCTGAAGAAGAGCTCCACGCTGTGCTCCAGCCCCATCGCCCGGAACTACAGTCCAACACCATCgcgcag TGGTGTGATGAGCCCACCAGGCAGTGTGAAGGACAGCCCATGTAAGACCCCCCAGAGACCTCCCTCTGCCGCCTCCACCTGCAGGAAGCCTgcggagag taagGCCAGGGAGGCTCCAGCTGGTGTCG AGACGCGACAGGTGATGCACTGCAAAG TGACCATGCAGATCTACCTGAGCCCCCTCTCAAGAAAGACTGGGTCTTCTGAGGCCGCCAGATCCGAGGCGGGGGGGTCGGTGGTGCCGGCgaatggcggcggcggcgggggcgggCGGCCCGCGGGCGCGCCCAACCGTCCCCAGGGGAAGGGCGGCGGCAAGCCGGaggcgaagaagaagacgacgacgacgaccccGTCCTTCACCTTGAACCTGCAGAAAACCACCACCAGCCGGAGCTCAgcgcacgacacacacacacacacacacacacacggatacaaGAGCCTCCTGAAGGCGCCCAGCCAGTACTTTCAGATTTGTTACTGA